A window from Argopecten irradians isolate NY chromosome 3, Ai_NY, whole genome shotgun sequence encodes these proteins:
- the LOC138317722 gene encoding somatostatin receptor type 5-like, with amino-acid sequence MLNSSWTSNHPIYNDTMLNSSWTSNQPIGNDTMLNSSWTSNQPIGNDTMLNSSWTSNQRIGNDTMLNSSWTSNQPIGNDTILNSSWTPNKPIGNDTMLNSSWTSNQPIYNDTMLNSSWTSNQPIGNDTILNSSWTPNKPIGNDTMLNSPWTSNQLVSIGNDSLLNSSWTPTSQLVFIGNRSLWNSLSTINQSIRVGNSSHCNNSSTVNQTTVVAIDGGMSWVSLYMLPIICLFGLVGNSLSCIVMARLSRVSSFYLYTTVLALSDSAVLIFGGVMVWIDKIGLVQIPYFSVGVLYHPLFVCFVVFSQFSSWITVVMCVDRYIAVCHPMRVSSLCTRKRASITMICLFLALFALNSPLVCFVFSDDTCCQFPAMPAEFYNEYFTKTDLPTYSLIPMLIISVLSLLILRRVCIANKRRQQLSNNLSKHKMNVSTLKTIFVLMAIVLVFLTTILPFLCIQCYVIVAETYTCIAKELNPNIGILSLMNHALNFVVYGLSGDTFRNELLRSVCRRRS; translated from the coding sequence ATGTTAAACTCTTCGTGGACATCCAACCACCCCATCTACAACGACACGATGTTAAACTCTTCGTGGACATCCAACCAACCCATTGGCAACGACACTATGTTAAACTCTTCATGGACATCCAACCAACCCATTGGCAACGACACTATGTTAAACTCTTCATGGACATCCAACCAACGCATTGGCAACGACACTATGTTAAACTCTTCATGGACATCCAACCAACCCATTGGCAACGACACTATTTTAAACTCTTCGTGGACACCCAACAAACCCATCGGCAACGACACTATGTTAAACTCTTCGTGGACATCCAACCAACCCATCTACAACGACACTATGTTAAACTCTTCGTGGACATCCAACCAACCCATTGGCAACGACACTATTTTAAACTCTTCGTGGACACCCAACAAACCCATCGGCAACGACACTATGTTAAACTCCCCATGGACATCCAACCAGCTCGTATCCATTGGCAATGACTCTTTATTGAACTCTTCTTGGACACCCACCAGCCAACTCGTTTTCATTGGGAATCGTTCCTTGTGGAACTCGTTATCAACAATTAACCAGTCCATACGCGTTGGAAACAGTTCCCACTGCAATAATTCATCAACAGTAAATCAAACTACGGTAGTAGCGATTGATGGCGGAATGTCGTGGGTCTCCTTATACATGCTCCCGATTATTTGCTTGTTTGGCCTTGTAGGGAATAGCTTATCGTGTATAGTCATGGCCCGACTGTCCCGGGTCTCCTCATTTTACCTCTACACAACGGTACTGGCCTTATCCGACAGTGCGGTGTTGATATTCGGAGGAGTTATGGTATGGATCGACAAGATTGGACTGGTGCAGATACCTTACTTTTCAGTTGGTGTTCTATATCATCCtctgtttgtatgttttgttgtaTTCAGCCAGTTTTCCTCTTGGATAACAGTGGTCATGTGTGTTGATCGATATATTGCCGTATGTCATCCGATGAGAGTATCATCGCTCTGCACAAGAAAGAGAGCTAGTATTACTATGATCTGTTTGTTTTTGGCCTTATTTGCTCTGAACTCTCCGTTGGTTTGCTTTGTATTTAGTGACGACACATGCTGTCAGTTCCCAGCAATGCCAGCTGAGTTTTATAATGAATACTTTACTAAAACTGATCTGCCGACATATTCATTGATCCCAATGTTGATAATCTCGGTGTTAAGCTTACTTATTCTCAGACGAGTCTGCATCGCGAATAAACGCAGACAACAACTATCCAACAACTTGTCCAAACATAAAATGAATGTTTCAACACTGAAAACAATTTTCGTGCTAATGGCTATTGTGCTTGTATTTCTGACGACAATACTTCCTTTTTTGTGCATCCAATGTTATGTCATAGTAGCcgaaacatatacatgtattgcaaaAGAATTGAACCCGAATATTGGTATACTTTCTTTGATGAATCATGCATTGAACTTTGTTGTCTATGGATTGTCCGGAGACACCTTTCGGAATGAATTGTTACGATCCGTTTGTCGACGCCGTTCTTAA